GATCACAGGTCTTTAAGTCGAGTGTCACACTATAGTTAGCTTTAAATGGGGACCGATCTAAAGGTAAACCTTTGCAATTATGATTATAGTCTGACAACAATCATAATTACAGCCAGTACTCAGAATCTTAGCAGAATAAAATcagtattttctgttttttttttgttttttttaaatgctgtgtGCTCTTGAAGATCTGCATCAGTTTTTagtttcaggttttttttaaattattaaaatccTTCTTTATTAGTGATCTGCATGTAGTGGACACAAACTCTGTTGTTTGCCCTGTTCAGCAGCCTGTATAAGAATATATTggtttaatgtttgttttctatGCCGCCAGACCAGGGAGAACTTTCTGCCGGTCCATAAAAGCTTGGCTTCCCCCTGGGAGATAAATAAGGTCATAAATAATTGCTTCATTGGATTATCATTCACTAAAGCGAAATTCATACAATCATATTTTCCATCTCCTGGCCTGGCGAAAGGTTGTGACTCAACACATGAGGAGGCAGAATAAAAATGGACCAGTGGATTGTGATATGACCCATTTAGATGTTTCTATGTGAGAAGGCAATGGTTCTGAGAAACATCCACACCAGCAGGCCACTGTAACCTGGAACCTTTTGTTGTTTAACTCTGTAGGACAGTTGTGAGGGACACAAACATCCCTAAATAAGTCCCATAAATCAGGTGTATTAAAACTGTGACACCCATTCATGTTACCTGAGCCCTTCAGCTCTATGGCGTCGGACACGTTGGGAtgaagaaaacatcatttttatgCAGGTCTCGTTATATTAGTCCCAGAATAAATAATATTGACGACGGATGCGACACCATTCGGTTTCACGCCCTGCAAATTTTGTGTCTGGAATGCTCGTAAAGTTCTGGTCGCCGCGTCCGAACCTGCAGGCGTTCGAGTTAATGATGTACGTCAGGAGGACGCTGCTACATTTTAATGTTCAGCTACGGAAATCCGCTCATTAACCATCTGCAAAGGGTTTTCAGGGCGTGCAGAGCTCGCTGAAGAGCAACGGAACACAATCGTCCCCACACCTTCAAACGTGCCCGGTTGGCATTTCATCGCAGACCGCTTACAAAATTCCAAAATTctcatattttttcttcttgtgaggacatttttcgTGGTTCTCACAACTACAGGAGGGCTCAGAAATGGTTTAAAGCTTGTTAGAACCCCGTAGGTTCAGATTCGGaggttagttgtgatggttagaGTAAGGAGCTGGGTataaaagtccccacaaagatagaaatactaATATGTTTTGCTGATGTGCATGCGCAAGCATGTGTACATGCATGTATGTGCCGCTTGTGATCTTTTTTATCTGTGTGGCAAGGTCAGACCTGCACAGCAGCAAGTTTTTACACGCAGTCATGGATTTACCGCCATAATGCCAAAGTATAAATGGCAGCACATAACATTTAATGATCCTGATAAGAGATCAACTGATGTTCCAGCTATCTCGTTGTGCAGAGGTGCTGAGGGTTGCTCAAGTATATCGTGACGCGGATCTTCATTCGTCCGTGCACTGTGCTGCGAAAAGGCCTTAAAATAGCAGGAATACACGTGGAAACATGACGGGGATTTCAATTATTAGACAACACTTACGCCCAGATGTTTATCGTGGTTGATGATTCACCCATTTTTGAGGAAGTTTCTTCAAAAATACCACCATTCCCTGCGTGGGGGGCGTTCATCCTCCTGTAAATAACAAAATTGCACCTGATCCACAGCATGTTCTCCCATCCCAGCTTTCTAGAATCCCCAAATCAGCCGAATTTCTCCTCTTATCACCTGTTGTCCGACTCCTTTGGCAgccctgaccaaaagtgacgtcaACAAAAGGCCTCCTCGTCAGGACAATCAAACCATTTGTGACATTATTACACTTTTTCTCCTGGTGAACTCCCACAGGGCGATACGTAACCAGCCGGTTAACTAATGATAAGAGGCTGTAGAAAGGGCAGAGTGTGTTTTGCTGCGCTTGGATTTACAACAGCATTTGACAGCTGAGTTTGGGAGCAGCCAAAATGAGTAAGCTTTTAGCTCTTTGTTGCCTGAATTACCCCGTATGTGTTAATTTATTTACTGGCTGTTTACAGTTGCGTTCTGCTCTCTTCGCACCGTTGTTTGTTCACCTGACGGGCTGCTGCGTTGTTGTCAACCGCGCTTGTGTTTTGTCGTTTTATTCCAGCAGAGCAAAGTGGCGTCAGCCTCAAAAACGTCACCTATGCCGGGAAAAATGGTGCCATAAACGAGGGCTTTGAAATAGAGGTAGGCGTTGGGATTGGACACATTGCTTTAGGACAGAGGGAactattttgttgttgttgttgtttaaaatGAGTGCCTTTGCTTTCCCAGGAAGATGTTTTTTATCACAGCATTGTGGAAAATGAGCCTGAAACGGCCACAAACCGCCTGGGATCGTACTTGAGGTGGGATGGAAGTTCATTTGAGTATTAGAACCTCAGAATATTAACCCTCTATGATGTTTCATGCGTTAAcaacgtatacacacacacatctgcatatATTCATGGGTTTTGATGTTTCAAAGTGgggtttgttttacatttaattccATTTTCTCATCAGGCAGGTCGCCAGACCGTTTAATGCCGCTGAGGACTTCATGAAGACCCATTCGTCTACCTTCAAATGCATATTGTTGGTGGTGTTTGGTTTAggtaaagctaaaaaaaagaacctcTGTACTCTCAATGTTGCCGCATCCTCTCACGGATTGGGCCCGTCTCCTCCGCCAGGTTACGTGGCGTACTTCGTTGCGGCCTGCGTACTGGACTTTCAGAGGGCCACTGCTCTTGTGGTTCTGACGGTTTTGGCCGTGGTGGCCAAATCTTACGAGCTTTTGAAGGAGCACAAAGGAGAAAGCATCAGCCGGTGTTTCCGACCGGCCGTGAGATGCTTCAAGTCCAACCTGAAGTGGCTGAAATGGTgagttgggtttgtttttaaatgtatttccaTCCCAGAGTCCAGTTCCCCGGCGCCATAACGACCCGCGGGCGTCTGGTGGGTCTCTGCAGGGTTTTCATCGTGGTTGTTCTTGTCCTCTTCGTGACCTGGCTCGTCTTAGACACCAGCAAGCGTCCCCAGCAGCTCATCTCGTTCGGAGGCGTCTGCGtgttcatcctgctgctgttccttcTGTCGGTGCACAGGTCGGCGGTGAGTTTTGCCCTTTCGAAACAGGTGGGGAGTTGTTATCATGGCACATTATCTGTGGCTGGGATATCACTGCCCTTGTGCCCCTGTCATCTTCTCTATTATCATTGGACTTAGCGGCACTGCTTCCTTGTCATAGCGACTATTTGCTTATCAGTGtaattctgtgtttgtttgtttctgctgtgtttggtaGGTGTCATGGAGGACTGTGTTTTGGGGTCTGGGGTTGCAGTTCTGTATCGGGATCTTTGTTATCAGGACACAACCTGGACTTGTAGCTTTTGAATGGCTTGGACATCAGGTCAAGGTATTTGGGACGAACCAACAAATGACTGAATGAACGAATGAGcgaacgaatgaatgaatgaatgcttTATCTTATCCGTCCTCGACGCACTTTTAATTATTTGCCAATTTGGCAGCAGATAGAGTGGAATTGATCTTTAAACTCAGATGACTGTTAGCTTCCGCCCACTTTGGTTCTGTTACAGCTTTAATAAAGGATAATAAAGGAGCACCTTCTGTTACTCCAGCTGGACCTGAGCCTTGTCCATTTTAAGCCTTCAAAAACTCTCAGAAACCACATATTAGCATAAGCAAATGCTACTAAAAGGAGTGTAAGATCAAATGAACTGGTATTGATTACCTGACAGATTAATAACCAATCCAAATAGCCCCGTTTAACTGGAAGTACAGGCTGCAATGTTGCTTATCTGAAAAGCACAGCATGTTTTAACGTAGTCTTATCTCAGGAGCTACTTTTTTATGCTATTCCAGCTTATTCCTCAGCAATGACAGGGTTGGTTTAGTACAATGTGTGCACAAGCATGTGGCCTTTGAGTCACTTTTTAGCTGCAGCGTGACCTTCTGTCGCCTCAAAGTTGCAGTTTCGGTCCTGAGCTTgtgaattaaaaacaaagaaatgatcCTCTTTGTGCCTCACCAACAGGTGTTCCTCGACTATACCAAAGAAGGGTCATCCTTCGTGTTCGGGAACCTGATTGACAACATTTTTGCCTTTCAAGTAAGTTGATTCACCTTAAACCGCTTAAGATCGGCGCCACTGGACGCACGTGACGAGTGTTGCCTCCTTCCTCAGGCTCTGCCCATTGTGGTGTTCTTCAGCAGCATCATGTCGGTCCTTTACTTTTTGGGAATAATGCAGTGGCTCATTCTGAAGGTTGGAACGTGCGCCGCACAGCATCGCAGGCTCTCGTGACCCTCCCGGCGTGACGAAGGgccgtgtgtttttgtgtgcagatCTCTTGGCTGATGCAGATAACAATGGGAACCTCTCCCACAGAGACCTTGAGCGTAGCAGGCAATATATTTGTCGGGCAGGTACTTTGACGCCCGCCTGAGAGCGGTGTTGCTCAGAAACATCAGGTCTTTGCGCTctttaattctctttttttcccctcatcagACTGAGGCCCCGCTACTGATTCGCCCGTATTTGAAGGACATGACCAAATCTGAGATTCACGCTGTGATGACCGGTGGTTTTGCCACCATTGCGGGCAGCGTCATGGGGGCGTTCATCTCATTTGGGGTGAGATGAAGCTGATGCAGAAGTCTATTTAAGATAATTGGTCCCATTAATTAATAATGGATCATGCCCAGGGTCATTGTTATGGGTTAGCGTTAGCTAGCCCGCTTAGCTAATGTtgtcttaaaaagaaaaatcacaaaatATTGGCtgattttgttgtattttgcaGATCGATGCTTCTTCTCTGATCGCAGCGTCAGTGATGGCTGCTCCTTGTGCCTTGGCCATTTCTAAACTTTCCTacccagagacagaagagagtcCCTTCAAGTCAAAAAAGAATGTTGAAGTGTCCTGCGGGTGTGTAAGCACGAGCATATCACCTATTTATTCGGTGACATTTCATATTTTCCCAATCCTGTGAATGCAGCTAGTATTTTAAACTCCTCAGAGATGAACAGAACATCCTGGAGGCTGCCAGTAGTGGAGCGTCCGCTTCTATAGCCCTTGTGGCTAACATTGCAGCCAATCTAATCGCCTTTCTCGCCATCCTTGGGTTCATTAATCAAGCTTTGAGCTGGATGGGAGATATGGTGGGGTACCCCTCGCTCACATTTCAGGTAACTTTTACCAATACCGCCATCATTTTATGGGACGTTTCATCTTAATCTTGCAACCAAATATCTTTTCTAAGTGCTGCCCAAGCTAATTGTCGAGGCTCAAGTTGATCTCAACCACGATTTAGCGTGCCTCTCTTTGTCCAGTTGATCTGCTCTTACGTGTTCATGCCGGTGGCCTTCCTGATGGGGATCCCCTATGAAGAAAGCTTCACCGTGGCTGAACTCATCGGCACAAAGCTCTTCCTCAACGAGTTCGTTGCATATCAGAAACTATCCATCCTGAAGACCAACAGGCTGAACGGGCTCGAGGAGCTCATCGGTGGCGAACGACAGTGGATATCAGTGTGTAGACCTTCACCTAAACCTGATCTTGCACGACACCGTGGACGAACTTTAACAATGTTTTTCTGATGGCAGATCAGATCAGAAACGATCACCACTTATGCTCTTTGTGGATTTGCTAACTTCAGCTCATTGGGCATCGTGATTGGAGGCCTGTGTGAGTATTTGTCTTATATTTAAACCATCTCTCAACAATCTGATGCAAAtatcctcttctttttcctctcaaaGCCTCTATATGTCCCTCCAGACGAGGAGATGTATCATCTCTGGTGCTGAGGGCCATGGTCACCGGCACGTGTGTGTCTCTCATCAACGCCTGCGTTGCTGGTAAACAGACTTTAAACCAAGAAGCGCAATTAGCTTTTATGGTGGCTAATTCACCGCTATCGCTTTGATCATCAGGAATCCTGTTTGTGCCTTCGCCGGACTGCGTGACGTTCTTCGAGACGTCCGCTTTTGATGCCGCAGACGCCACCGTGCAAAGTTGCTGCAACGACCTTTTCGAAAGGTGAGAGAGGCGGAATGTAACAAAATACACGGAATGAAAGTACACCTCTAAAGCTACTTGAGTATTGCcacttttaaaaagtaaaaaaaaaaaaattaagactGGGAGCTAACTAAAAAGACCTCAAAGGTTTTCATGAGAATTGAAGGAAAGATTCATGATTTAATAGTAATAGCCTCCACTCCAGGCAGAATTACAGTGCTTGTAAAACAATaagaagaaaacatcaatgACAAACTCTGAAATATGCAATGAATATGGGACCTAatctttttactgtttttgctgcagcacTATAAACAACGGGACCATCGTATTCGAAGGACTGTGGAGCACAGTAGCCAACGCCACCGTCTTCCTCTCAAGCTGTTGTCAGTGTTGtggcctctctgctgcagatgtttgcacCTAGAATTCCCACCAGTCAGTATTTATTGTTGATGTGTCTCTTTATCTTTGTATATTTTTATCAGAGCTGGTGTAAAAATGTGAAACCGAGATGTGCCCACGTTCAGAATGAAAGTGAATTTCATGTATCATATTGTAAATTGATTCAGATAAGTTAAAAGCAAGAGTTGGAGGATAGATTCGGGCGGCGCTGTAGCCGTTTAAGATGAACCGCTGTTGTATTTAATTGGTAATAAAACTTTGTGAACCACGAATGAtgttttatattcattttattttttttaaaaagtggattTGATGTGACATAAAGACTGCACAGATCATAAACGCTCATTTATTCCTTCTCATTCGCTTACATTCGCGCACATTTCGAAAATCTTCATAACGTTCCAACCATTGAGCGCTTTGACTCCACGTAAatgcagatgtttgttttcatggtgTCATTGTTGGGAACCAAGATCTGCTCTGTGATGCAGTTCTAGCTGCTGATAACGGCCATGCAATTAAAACCAATGACTTGATATTCAAACATTCCCAATCTCGTTATAGCCCCTGACAAGAATCGGACAGGTTACCTTTACTCTATTCTTTATTCGAGTACAAGCTGTCTGTAAAAAAAGTTGAAGAAATAGAGCAGAAGAGGTCGAAGATTGGTCGTGTTTCCGCTAACACTTAAAAATCCTCAGAATCTGATTGGATGGgatgtgaaaccaaatcaaaatcCATGCGAGCGGCCTCAAACGGACGCGCTTTTATCTCGAAAAATTCCTCGTGCGGGCTGAGCTGAGTCTCTGGAGCTCACCTGTGAGCGGACGCACACCAACGGATAAAACAGTCAAAAAAGCTCTGCGCAGCCTCGACGGCGTTGCCAAATTATGCGCGGATGCTGTAAAGggaaatgtgcacacacacacgtgtctcaAGCTGCGTGAAGACGACCTGCAAGCAGCTCAGAAGTCAGACATATAAAAACATCAAAGCGTTACACCTCCCACCAGGATTGCACGTAGgcaacatttctttttcctttgacTAAACTCCACCGTCATTGAAACGGCAGCAAAATTTGCCGTAGAAAAGAATCGGCGTCCACAGACGTTACTGTCCTTCCAGTGGTTTGTCCATTCGTAGAGGCGACACAAATGGCTCAGCGTGGTTCTTGCTACAGACTTtctcagcaacaacaaaaaagaaagtcaCCAAAACATTCCTTTATGTGTAACCACACTCTTTTGGGTCCTTGTTAACTTTGGTAAACTGAGGTATTTCCCCGCCCTACCTCATTTCCACACTTGTTTCTGTGAGCCTGGATTTGCCACCCGATTTATCGTCCTCTGTTTCCTGAACCTTCCTGGCTACCTTTGGGCTGGAATTAGCCTTCCTGCTCATCTGAGGGCTTTGTCCTTTACGCTGCATTTGCGGACTGCTTGAACCCAGCTTCCGGTTGAGCAGCGGGCTCCTGGAGCCCTTCGCCTTGGGCGGCTGCAGACTCTCCAGAGTCTTGAGCGGTATGAGCCCAAGAAGTCCGCAGTAGTAGTTGCACTGATGATGCGTTAGGAACTGCTCGAATACTTCAGGCGAGCCGCTCTCCGTTAGGCCCTGGTAACTAAAGGGAAAAAACACGTTTATTCTATTTAAcgatttaaagaaataaacattaaaatgcaCATAGAACTTATATATACAAACCCCTTTGACTTGGTCACAACTCTTATATTTGTAAGCTTGGTTTCAACACCTGCAAGACAGAAAGCAGGGTTCACGTCACCAGTCAGTCAGGCCTCTGCGTGATCATGTCAGCGTAGGACCGAGTCCCACCTTCCATCTGTGTGACCAGTAGATTGCCGTGTGTCCACTGGTGGATCCAGTGCTGGAAAGTGCTGCATTTCTGCTCCACCTCAGAGGCGGTTTGTGTAATTAGCTTGCCTTTGGGATCCATCGTGCAGTGTTTGAGGCACTGACCTTTGAGGTCAGCCTCCACAGTGGCATACGGAACAGAGTTTGCAGGCCGATAGATTAGATACTGAGGAATCACTCTGCAGgtataaaaagataaaacaccCAAAAGTTGTCTCAATGAGAGGTATTTTCAGACATCTTCAAGCTAATCAAGTGTAAGAATGTTTCACTTACTCTAACAAAAAGCCAAAGTTCTCACTAACTCTGGCTTCCGCGGCAAAGATTTTACAGTATTCCCGAATCGTGTTTTGAACTTTGCATTCCTGGCAACATGAATCACAGATAAACGCTGAATATCATTTCCTGCAGCCACAATCACTGGAAATTTCACGAGAGGCGTTCAAGCCCGAGGGCCAATAAACACTGACTTGCTTGGTTATGGCTCCATTCCTCTCTGCGAGGCTGCACTCCGGTTTGGTCCCATAGGCGACTGGGTTTCCAACTTTGACAATGCAGGTACTTCCGGACTCAAAGATGGGGTCGAGACCGTAGATGACTCTCACTCTGCTGGCTTTGTGGGCGCAGCCGCTGCCGACGTGCAACGTCTCGGTCATGATGCGGCCGAAGTATTTTTCGCCCCAGCTGCCCCAGTCGGCAAGGCCTTTGGTAAACAGCAGCGGGGTCATCTCGATCTCCTCTCCCACTGAATGAAAACAAGACATTTGCCTGGTACGCTAATTGGCAACAGAGAATGTGGATGTTGTCACACAGGGTGAGGTGAGAAAGTTACCTTCCAATTCATCCTTTAGCAATATTTGAGACAGAACTGTAGGACAGAGAACAGCCAAGTTGGTGTCATAAAATGTCCTGTTCATATTTAAAGCCAGGTGTTATGTCTTACCATCCACGCTGAGCAGGAAATCAGTGGTGTCAGCACCATATTCATTACTGATTGAACAGCCATAAACACCACAGTCTTGGCTGGCTGCTAGAATGATTGCCAGGGCTGCTTGACTTTCATCTCCCCCacttgttcacacacacacacacacacacgcacgcacgcacgcacacggtCACAAAGCGAGCAGGTAAATTCAACAACAAGCCACAGGGTGTCGCTGCAACATAGAAACAGAAGCTGGTCCTGACGGGAGCAGCCCGCTGAGGCACATTTATAGACTTTTAATACACCCTGGAGAAGGGAAAATATGGAATCAGTTTACAGCTCCTGTGTCCAGCCAGAGATTTCGCTGGCAGTGACACAGTCACATGTGCATGCTTCCGTCACAGCGGGGACATGGGAACGACAGCAGTCCAGCAAAAGAGAGATGTTGACCGTGAAACTGCGTAAGATGGTTGTGTTGTGGGTACTTTAGGGGATTTACCTTCTTCTCATCTCGAGTATTTCCTCTTCGTCTCTGAACCATTTGATGGTTGAGTCAAGGAGGACATTGAAAAACTGGCACCACAGCTTCAGGTGTCCCGAAGCATCTGGGAAAggctctgctctgatcttccgGATGACCTGCGGAgctgtttgcacacacacacacacacacacacacacacggtatgGTATTGACACCGCAACACCTAAAATCCAAGACCAATTTCACCCTACTCATCCAAATCGTCCTGAACGACCGATTCTTCACCTTTCAGAGGGTCCAGCTTCTTTTGagtctgtttctcctccttcttggTGCCGTCTGGCTCATCCGTAGAAGGTTCGTCCATGAACTTTGGCACCGCCAGCATGTCCATCCTGCGACCTACCAGCGGAGACCGCCTCTCCATTGGTGGGGTACTTTGTCCCGTGGGACACTGTAATAGTGCTGCTCTGCGGGCCTGGCTCGGTGACATATAGGGGCTGTCTTTCCTGTCCTGTGTGCCTTCTCCGTCCTCTTTAGGCCTCGGCATGAAGATTTTACGGCGAGCTCCCGAGGCCAGCTCCTCGGGGGTGGCAGAACGTATGAGCGTCAGGCTGTCTCGCCGCTTCATCCGGGGGCTGCTCTCGCAGGAGAGGGGTAATGTCGGCGTAGAGCCTCCGCTCAAATCATCCTCCGGTTTGTCGCTCTGGTGGCCGCCAGAAATCTCGATGTCCAATTCTTGAACAGCTTTGGACATGAATTTGCGGAGACTGGACGGACTCAGAGACGGATGTGTCGGGGGTTTGGAGGCCAGTCGATCGACAGACGGGTGGTTCCTTTGGTAGTCTAGAACTGACACGAAATTCTCAATCTTGGCTTCTTTATGAGTTTTCTTCTCAGTGTTCTCAGGTAACACACCGTCATCTGCTGTTTTATTCAAAGATGACCCATCGCTACCAACATTTGGTGTGAAACCATCGCCCATCGCAGAGAGCGTGCTCTCTTTACTTCTCTTTTCTGTCGCTTCCTCATGGCTCTGCTTTCTAATTTGGGGTTTGTCACTCTTCTCGGTGGCGGCGTTGTCAACATTCTGCTTTGTTACCCTCATTGCGGTCACTGTAGATTCAgtttctgctgagtcatttTGAGTGGACGGCTTCAGGGCGCACTCGCCATCATGAGACGTGACCGAGATCGGCGGCACCACAAACGCAGGCGCTGCTGGAGTTTCGATAATCTTCCGCCCATCTGAGCTGTGGCCGTCTAGAGAGAGTGCTTCATCCTGCTTGGGATCAATGCAGGAAACATTTATAACAGGGACAGTGGCCATCTGAGGGAGCCGTACGCTGCTGTTGTCTTGAGACAAATATTCCCCCGACGACTCCATTTTGTCACCTGATTGAGCAACATTCTCTCCTGCCGGTGGTTTACAGTCATCCTGCAAACGTCTTTGCCACAATAGAGAATTggtcttttcctgctgctggggcATTGCTGCTGACGCTGGGGTTGCATCACGCTGTTGCAAACCAGCAGACTCAGACTCTCGTTTCTTCATCGCCAACAGAGCGCCTTCTTTCAGCATAGGTTCCATTACCTCGATTTGGGGGGTTATAAAACCTTCACTTGGGTTTCTGTTTATCACTTTAAATGGCTTATTATCAATTACTGTAGAAGATTTATTATCAATCACCGTAGCTGGTTTAATGTCTATGAATGTAGctggtttattatcaatcactttagctggtttattatcaatcactgtggctggtttattatcaatcactgtagttggtttattatcaatcactgtggctggtttattatcaatcactgtggctggtttattatcaatcactgtagttggtttattatcaatcaccgtagctggtttattatcaatcacTGTAGTTGGTTTATTATTAACCACTTTAGCTGGTTCATTATCAATCACTGTGGCTGGTTTTTTATCAATCACTGTGGctggtttattatcaatcactgtggctggtttattatcaatcacTGTAGTTGGTTTATTATTAACCACTTTAGCTGGTTTATTGTCTATGAATGTAGctggtttattatcaatcactgtagctggtttattatcaatcacTGTGGCTGGTTTATTATTAATCATTTTAGCTGGTTTATTATTAATCACTGTAGctggtttattatcaatcactgtagctggtttattatcaatcacTGTGGCTGGTTTATTATTAATCACTGTAGctggtttattatcaatcactgtagctggtttattatcaatcacTGTGGCTGGTTTATTATTAATCATTTTAGCTGGTTTATTATTAATCACTGTAGctggtttattatcaatcacTGTGGCTGGTTTATTATTAATCACTGTAGctggtttattatcaatcactgtagctggtttattatcaatcacTGTGGCTGGTTTATTATTAATCATTTTAGCTGGTTTATTATTAATCACTGTAGctggtttattatcaatcagtgtagctggtttattatcaatcactgtagctggtttattatcaatcactgtagctggtttattatcaatcacTGTGGCTGGTTTATTATTAATCACTGTAGctggtttattatc
The nucleotide sequence above comes from Takifugu rubripes chromosome 9, fTakRub1.2, whole genome shotgun sequence. Encoded proteins:
- the slc28a1 gene encoding sodium/nucleoside cotransporter 1 isoform X2, whose product is MKQSGVSLKNVTYAGKNGAINEGFEIEEDVFYHSIVENEPETATNRLGSYLRQVARPFNAAEDFMKTHSSTFKCILLVVFGLGYVAYFVAACVLDFQRATALVVLTVLAVVAKSYELLKEHKGESISRCFRPAVRCFKSNLKWLKWVFIVVVLVLFVTWLVLDTSKRPQQLISFGGVCVFILLLFLLSVHRSAVSWRTVFWGLGLQFCIGIFVIRTQPGLVAFEWLGHQVKVFLDYTKEGSSFVFGNLIDNIFAFQALPIVVFFSSIMSVLYFLGIMQWLILKISWLMQITMGTSPTETLSVAGNIFVGQTEAPLLIRPYLKDMTKSEIHAVMTGGFATIAGSVMGAFISFGIDASSLIAASVMAAPCALAISKLSYPETEESPFKSKKNVEVSCGDEQNILEAASSGASASIALVANIAANLIAFLAILGFINQALSWMGDMVGYPSLTFQLICSYVFMPVAFLMGIPYEESFTVAELIGTKLFLNEFVAYQKLSILKTNRLNGLEELIGGERQWISIRSETITTYALCGFANFSSLGIVIGGLSSICPSRRGDVSSLVLRAMVTGTCVSLINACVAGILFVPSPDCVTFFETSAFDAADATVQSCCNDLFESTINNGTIVFEGLWSTVANATVFLSSCCQCCGLSAADVCT
- the slc28a1 gene encoding sodium/nucleoside cotransporter 1 isoform X1, encoding MTEQSGVSLKNVTYAGKNGAINEGFEIEEDVFYHSIVENEPETATNRLGSYLRQVARPFNAAEDFMKTHSSTFKCILLVVFGLGYVAYFVAACVLDFQRATALVVLTVLAVVAKSYELLKEHKGESISRCFRPAVRCFKSNLKWLKWVFIVVVLVLFVTWLVLDTSKRPQQLISFGGVCVFILLLFLLSVHRSAVSWRTVFWGLGLQFCIGIFVIRTQPGLVAFEWLGHQVKVFLDYTKEGSSFVFGNLIDNIFAFQALPIVVFFSSIMSVLYFLGIMQWLILKISWLMQITMGTSPTETLSVAGNIFVGQTEAPLLIRPYLKDMTKSEIHAVMTGGFATIAGSVMGAFISFGIDASSLIAASVMAAPCALAISKLSYPETEESPFKSKKNVEVSCGDEQNILEAASSGASASIALVANIAANLIAFLAILGFINQALSWMGDMVGYPSLTFQLICSYVFMPVAFLMGIPYEESFTVAELIGTKLFLNEFVAYQKLSILKTNRLNGLEELIGGERQWISIRSETITTYALCGFANFSSLGIVIGGLSSICPSRRGDVSSLVLRAMVTGTCVSLINACVAGILFVPSPDCVTFFETSAFDAADATVQSCCNDLFESTINNGTIVFEGLWSTVANATVFLSSCCQCCGLSAADVCT